The Vigna radiata var. radiata cultivar VC1973A chromosome 6, Vradiata_ver6, whole genome shotgun sequence DNA segment tcaactttttctaTCATATatgaaagttaaatttataggcaaaaaactttgattaatgATTCAAAGATACCTTTGAGATGATGAAGTAATAGATTTATCTTTATTCTATAAGGTCTCTATGCAAAATTCATAATcttaatttatgtaaaacttttcaaaacGAAACCAAGAAGATGAATAAATAAcaatttcctttaaaaaaaattctaatggAACAAATTcgctttattttttactatcattaataaagtaaactttttttatttacaaacaaATCCTTTAGGAAtctatacaaaaaaaaaaacaaaaacaaataaagagaaaatatttgtaaaaagacGATAGATCTTGTAAAGTAAAATTTgaatagttaatttttatttatttataagctttatatttaaatcctcttaatcatttaaaatagaCAATCCTTTAAATACCTCATCATACGATGAATTAAACCCACCCATAAATTGCACATGACTAAAATCTATCAAATACCCTCTCTATATACTCGGAGCATTTCAAGCAAAccattaaatacaaaaaaaagaaaatgaaatatttaataaaaacgtTACAACATTGAATCAAACCAATCAAAGGTTTTAATGCGACAATTAAACACAAAGAAAACGTTAATAATCTCAATTTGACagtgaaataaatatttataattcaaaacGGTTGGTAGCATTAGAACAAAAATACGACTTTAGTTAAATACAGACgcatttaaacaataataacgAAAGAGGATTAGTATTAAGTATTAATGAGTAATTAGATAATTAGAGAAGTGTAGGAAAGGGAAAGTGAAAGGGTGCGAGGAAGGAGGAATTAGTGATTAATGAATAAttagtgataataataataatggataAGGAAAGGGAAAGGGAAAAGGAGGGAAATGGCGAAAGGAAGAGAGGGAGAGAATTAGGTTTAGAATTAGAAAATGGTAAATATTCAAAACGGTGATTCCCTCGCTCCGCCAATTAGAATTCGGGTTTTCCATTTCTTCTctctataaaagaaaacaaccaCACAAAATGAAAACACTCATTTTCTCAGTCGTTGAGTTCATTGCCGAGAAAGAGATGGCGCAGCTTCCCTGTGACCCCGACGGCGTTTGCATGCGATGCAAGGAGAAACCCCCTTCTTCGCAAACCCTCACTTGCCGGACCTGCGCCACTCCATGGCACCTTTCTTGCCTCCCTGAGCCTCCGGTCTCCGATTCCGACACCCACTGGGAGTGTCCCGACTGCTCTGACCTCTCCAATCCTGTCCCAGTCGCTCCCTCCGACGCCATTCTCCTCGCCGTCCGCGATATTCACTTAGACACGTCACTCTCCGAGCAACAAAAGGCTAAAAAAGCCCAAGAAGTGCTCGCCGGTTCCTCCCATCTTTCTAAGGACAAAAATGCTCCCGATATCTTTGACGGGAGTTTCAACTGCTCTATATGCATGCAACTGCCTGATAGGCCTGTCAcggtatttttttctttttttaatttgttgatttgTTTCTTTAATTGTGTACGTGTGAGATTAGATTTActgagttgttttttttttctttgtgtttgatGATTAAGATACCTTGTGGGCATAATTTCTGCCTGAAGTGCTTTGAGAAATGCATCAATCAGGGAACGCGTAAATGTGCGAATTGTCGCACTGTAATCCCTGCAAAGATGTATACTCAGCCAAAAATTAACTATCAGTTGGCTATGGCTATTCGATTGGCTAAGGCAGCGAGGTCTGGGCAGTCTTCTGGGCCTCCTAGAGTGCATCACTTTGTGCGCAATCAGGATCGCCCAGATACTGCCTTTACCACTGATCGGGCGAAGAAAACTGGAAAAGCAAATGCTTGTTCTGGTAAGATTTTTGTTACGGTTCCACCCGACCATTTTGGGCCAATTCCAGCCGAAAACGATCCCAAGAGGAATCGCGGGGTTTTGGTTGGTGACATGTGGGAGGACAGGATGGAATGTCGGCAATGGGGCGCTCATTTACCTCATGTAGCTGGTATCGCTGGACAGAGTAGTTATGGTGCCCAATCTGTTGCGCTTTCGGGTGGTTACGTGGATGATGAGGATCATGGGGAATGGTTCCTTTATACTGGtagtggtggaagagatctgaGTGGAAACAAGCGCACGAACAAAATTCAATCTTTTGACCAGAGgtttgaaaacatgaatgaAGCTTTGAGACAGAGCTGCCGAATGGGTTATCCTGTTCGTGTTGTAAGGTCAGCTTTTCAATTATACAtcataacttaattatattgTTAGATGTAATGCACACTTTTTAGCACATTTATTGTAacatgtataatattttcacaaccatatatattattattattattattttatttataataataattattaattattattaattaattttaataaatttttattgctaacattttatcaattatttttttaattagttaattgttttttaaaaaatggctatcaaaacattaaactgtcaaaatttcacaataatgatatatattttcttaacatgTTCCTTTTTTAGTATTACAAAGTTCTGCATTGCATGGCTGTTTTTATCGATCAACTAGacaaatgttaaattaaaattgggtattttttttttcttagcttAGGGTTGAGCCGTATCGATGTGTACTGAAATTATAACTTGTTGTGGTCCAGGTCGCATAAGGAAAAACGTTCTGCTTATGCACCCGAAGCTGGGGTGCGTTATGATGGGGTCTATAGAATAGAAAAATGCTGGCGCAAGGATGGAATTCAAGTAAGATGCTTGGAATTTTAGTCATTGATTTTATTGAAGCACATATTGGaaaagttttttgttttcttcttatgAATTATCCTCTATATTTACTGAGAAGGTTTCTTATGTGACAGGGCTGTAAGGTTTGTAGGTATTTGTTTGTGAGGTGT contains these protein-coding regions:
- the LOC106765320 gene encoding E3 ubiquitin-protein ligase ORTHRUS 2, which codes for MKTLIFSVVEFIAEKEMAQLPCDPDGVCMRCKEKPPSSQTLTCRTCATPWHLSCLPEPPVSDSDTHWECPDCSDLSNPVPVAPSDAILLAVRDIHLDTSLSEQQKAKKAQEVLAGSSHLSKDKNAPDIFDGSFNCSICMQLPDRPVTIPCGHNFCLKCFEKCINQGTRKCANCRTVIPAKMYTQPKINYQLAMAIRLAKAARSGQSSGPPRVHHFVRNQDRPDTAFTTDRAKKTGKANACSGKIFVTVPPDHFGPIPAENDPKRNRGVLVGDMWEDRMECRQWGAHLPHVAGIAGQSSYGAQSVALSGGYVDDEDHGEWFLYTGSGGRDLSGNKRTNKIQSFDQRFENMNEALRQSCRMGYPVRVVRSHKEKRSAYAPEAGVRYDGVYRIEKCWRKDGIQGCKVCRYLFVRCDNEAAPWTSDESGDRPRPLPEIEELIGAIDITERKDDPSWDYDEEKECWLWKKPPPESRKSVDSGDGSTVRVKRKLNIASEREKLLKGFRCGICRKVMQLPITTPCGHNFCKACLEGAFAGQSLMRERSREGGRSLRAQKNVKKCPSCSNDIADFLENPQVNREMLTLIESWGKKPVEENPEESDENDENDDNDESLDDAAEVSKPSDSADNVLEEIKDNDLNQQHKRRKE